The genomic stretch ATAGTATAATGCAAAACTCATCTGTATCTGGAAAGTTAAAATATGGTGTAAGAGAAGGATTTTATAAAAAAATGACTGCTCAGCCTTGGATAGTCGCTTATGCTATGGATACTAAAGAGATATATGAAGTTAATAGATCTATTATTGTAATAAGTGTAATAATAGGCATTATATCGATGGTTATTATGACATTAGTAGTATTTTTATTTACTAGAAGCATAATAAAACCTCTTAATATTGTAGTCGAAGAGGCTAAGGAGATAGAAAGCGGCAGACTTATTATGCATAAAAGAAAGCTAAATAGAAAAGATGAGATTGGAGAATTATCACATTCTTTTCATAATATGAAATATAAATTAATAGAAGTAATAGAAACAACTTTGCATAATGCTGATAAGATGTCGCATGCGGCTAATGCCCTTGCTTCTGGAAATAAGAACCTAGCTGCAAAAGCAGAAAATACAGCAGCCAACCTTGAAGAGACTGCATCTTCTATGGAAGAAATATCTTCAGCAATATCAATGGCTACTAATAATTCTGTAAAAGGGAATAATATGATGAATAGCTGTAAGGAAGCTATAGAAAATGCTGCTTCAGTGGTATCAGAAACAGTAAAAAGTATGAATGAAGTTAATAATGACAGTGAGAAAATTAAAGATATAATAAAAGTTATAGAAGGCATTGCTTTTCAGACTAATATTTTAGCACTTAATGCGGCTGTAGAGGCGGCACGTGCAGGAGATCAGGGTAAAGGTTTTGCTGTTGTAGCAAGCGAGGTTAGAAGTTTGGCACAAAATAGTCAGACTTCTGCTAAAGATATTACAGAATTGATTAATCAGGTATATGAAAAGATAAATAAAGCTAATGAGATTGTAGAAAGTCAGGAACAATTATTTATAGGAATAAAAGAGCAAATAGAAAATACGGCAAATATTATAAAAGATATAAGTGCTGCTGCCGTAGAACAGCAGTCTGGAGTAGCTCAGGTTAATAAAGCTGTTATGGAAATGGATAC from Brachyspira murdochii DSM 12563 encodes the following:
- a CDS encoding methyl-accepting chemotaxis protein gives rise to the protein MKKIHSLSFKLPVTISLLSILMLGFLLSTSVYFSNKGITESTNTGFENTVEGYANLFDSILNAQVMLNKSYTSGANIKNFFSNAAAYSNNVYLDITSFVENNNFVENISIMDTRGVIVFDRNSQLIGRNFMDLRPTMMNKLLAGEEVSFGDDIVKSAATGDLTISLGVRILDYNDQLIGYLVSIIKIMSIYDAYFSNVRLGQSGRIVTVNNKSVVVMDTDPKEINKQAPSEYNSIMQNSSVSGKLKYGVREGFYKKMTAQPWIVAYAMDTKEIYEVNRSIIVISVIIGIISMVIMTLVVFLFTRSIIKPLNIVVEEAKEIESGRLIMHKRKLNRKDEIGELSHSFHNMKYKLIEVIETTLHNADKMSHAANALASGNKNLAAKAENTAANLEETASSMEEISSAISMATNNSVKGNNMMNSCKEAIENAASVVSETVKSMNEVNNDSEKIKDIIKVIEGIAFQTNILALNAAVEAARAGDQGKGFAVVASEVRSLAQNSQTSAKDITELINQVYEKINKANEIVESQEQLFIGIKEQIENTANIIKDISAAAVEQQSGVAQVNKAVMEMDTITQENAALVEESTASSISLYNDAKELQNVVSFFHIEK